One region of Flavobacterium pisciphilum genomic DNA includes:
- a CDS encoding glycoside hydrolase family 18 protein → MKRLKPIAFFLLCCFATNTFAQSAKKIDVIAYYTGDDKLINEYDVSKLTHIIFSFCHLKDGKLSVDTPKDSVAIKHLVGLKKTHPKLKVMLSLGGWAGCEPCSEVFSTAQGRNVFAKSVKEINDYFKTDGLDLDWEYPAIEGLPGHLYQAADKPNFTELVKALRTSLGKKHELSFAAGGFQKFLDESIEWKIAMPLVDRVNIMSYDLVNGYSTVTGHHAPLYGGTPDAQSTDRAVSYLLKLGIPANKLVIGGAFYTRIWKDVANVNNGLYQSGVHIEGVAFKNYATTFTEANGWKYFWDNKAKAGYWYNEKEQKFATGDDLPSIKEKTAYAISKKLGGIMFWELPLDTPKNGMVDAIYELKTKK, encoded by the coding sequence ATGAAAAGATTAAAACCAATTGCTTTCTTTCTCTTGTGCTGTTTTGCCACAAATACGTTTGCACAATCAGCAAAAAAAATTGACGTTATTGCCTATTATACAGGAGATGACAAACTTATTAATGAATATGATGTAAGTAAGCTTACACACATAATTTTTAGCTTCTGTCATTTAAAAGATGGAAAATTAAGTGTAGACACACCTAAAGATTCTGTTGCAATCAAACACTTAGTTGGATTAAAAAAAACGCATCCAAAACTTAAAGTTATGCTTTCACTAGGCGGATGGGCAGGATGCGAACCTTGTTCTGAAGTTTTCTCAACTGCACAAGGAAGAAATGTTTTTGCAAAATCAGTAAAAGAAATTAACGACTATTTTAAAACTGATGGATTAGATTTAGATTGGGAATATCCTGCTATCGAAGGACTTCCTGGACATTTATATCAAGCTGCAGATAAGCCAAACTTCACTGAGCTTGTAAAAGCATTACGTACCTCTTTAGGAAAAAAACATGAACTTAGTTTTGCTGCTGGAGGTTTCCAAAAATTCTTAGACGAATCTATTGAATGGAAAATTGCAATGCCATTAGTAGACCGTGTAAATATAATGAGCTACGATTTAGTAAATGGATACTCAACAGTAACAGGTCATCATGCTCCTTTATATGGTGGAACACCTGACGCGCAATCTACTGATAGAGCAGTATCCTATTTATTAAAATTAGGAATTCCAGCTAATAAATTAGTAATTGGTGGAGCTTTTTACACTCGAATCTGGAAAGATGTTGCCAATGTAAATAATGGTTTATATCAATCAGGAGTACACATTGAAGGGGTTGCATTTAAAAATTATGCAACTACTTTTACTGAGGCTAATGGGTGGAAATATTTCTGGGACAATAAAGCAAAAGCAGGCTATTGGTATAATGAAAAAGAACAAAAATTTGCTACTGGGGATGACCTTCCATCGATAAAAGAGAAAACAGCTTATGCTATTTCTAAAAAATTAGGTGGTATTATGTTTTGGGAATTACCACTGGACACTCCAAAAAATGGAATGGTTGATGCTATATATGAACTGAAAACAAAAAAATAA
- a CDS encoding acyl-CoA dehydrogenase family protein: MSDKTRGGQFLVKETKCEDIFTPEDFSEEQLMMRDSVKEFVDKEIWPNKNRFEKKDYAFTEESMRKAGELGLLGVAVPEEYGGLGMGFVSTMLVCDYISGATGSFSTAFGAHTGIGTMPITLYGTEEQKKKYVPKLASGEWFGAYCLTEPGAGSDANSGKTKAVLSEDGTHYKITGQKMWISNAGFCSVFIVFARIGDDKNITGFIVENTTDNGISMNEEEHKLGIRASSTRQVFFNDTKVPVENMLSERGNGFKIAMNALNVGRIKLAAACLDAQRRVTSGAVKYANERIQFNTAISQFGAIRSKLAEMATNCYAGESASYRAAKDIEDRIIAREAEGATHQEAELKGVEEYAIECSILKVAVSEDVQNCADEGIQIFGGMGFSEDTPMESAWRDARIARIYEGTNEINRMLSVGMLIKKAMKGHVDLLGPAMKVSEELMGIPSFDTPDFSELFAEEKGIIANLKKVFLMVAGSAVQKYGPDLDAHQQLLMAASDILIEIYMAESTILRTEKLAKKEGEAKVQEQIAMAKLYLYKAVDIVNQKGKEGIISFAEGDEQRMMLMGLRRFTKYTNMPNVVALRETITSKLVAENEYCF; encoded by the coding sequence ATGTCAGACAAAACAAGAGGAGGTCAATTCCTAGTAAAAGAAACAAAATGCGAAGATATCTTTACACCAGAAGATTTTTCGGAAGAGCAATTAATGATGCGTGACTCTGTAAAAGAGTTTGTAGACAAAGAAATTTGGCCTAATAAAAATCGTTTCGAGAAAAAAGATTACGCTTTTACTGAAGAAAGTATGCGTAAGGCAGGTGAATTGGGACTTTTAGGAGTTGCAGTTCCAGAAGAATACGGTGGATTAGGAATGGGATTCGTATCAACCATGCTAGTTTGTGATTATATCTCAGGAGCTACAGGTTCGTTCTCAACTGCATTTGGAGCACACACAGGAATTGGAACTATGCCAATCACTTTGTATGGTACTGAAGAGCAAAAGAAAAAATACGTTCCTAAATTAGCATCAGGTGAATGGTTTGGAGCTTATTGCTTAACTGAGCCAGGAGCAGGATCTGATGCAAACTCAGGAAAAACAAAAGCTGTTTTATCTGAAGATGGAACACATTACAAAATTACAGGACAAAAAATGTGGATTTCTAACGCAGGTTTCTGTAGCGTATTTATCGTTTTTGCTCGTATTGGAGATGATAAAAACATTACAGGATTTATCGTAGAAAACACTACTGATAATGGAATCTCGATGAATGAAGAAGAGCACAAATTAGGAATTCGTGCTTCATCTACACGTCAGGTTTTCTTTAATGATACCAAAGTTCCTGTTGAAAACATGCTTTCAGAAAGAGGAAATGGTTTCAAAATCGCAATGAATGCATTAAATGTTGGTCGTATTAAACTAGCTGCTGCTTGTCTTGATGCACAAAGAAGAGTAACTTCTGGAGCAGTAAAATATGCTAACGAAAGAATCCAATTTAATACAGCAATTTCTCAATTTGGAGCAATCCGTTCTAAATTAGCAGAAATGGCTACTAACTGTTATGCTGGAGAAAGTGCATCTTACCGTGCTGCAAAAGATATCGAAGATAGAATTATCGCTCGTGAAGCTGAAGGAGCTACACATCAAGAAGCAGAATTAAAAGGTGTTGAAGAATATGCTATTGAGTGTTCAATCCTTAAAGTTGCTGTTTCTGAAGATGTTCAGAATTGTGCTGACGAAGGAATTCAAATTTTTGGAGGTATGGGATTCTCTGAAGATACTCCAATGGAAAGTGCTTGGAGAGATGCAAGAATTGCTCGTATCTACGAAGGTACAAACGAAATTAACAGAATGCTTTCTGTTGGAATGTTAATCAAAAAAGCCATGAAAGGTCATGTTGATTTATTAGGACCAGCAATGAAAGTATCTGAAGAATTAATGGGTATTCCTTCTTTTGACACTCCTGATTTCTCAGAATTGTTTGCAGAAGAAAAAGGAATCATTGCTAACTTGAAAAAAGTTTTCTTAATGGTTGCTGGAAGTGCGGTACAAAAATACGGTCCAGATTTAGATGCTCACCAACAATTATTAATGGCTGCTTCTGACATCTTGATTGAGATCTACATGGCAGAAAGTACTATCCTTAGAACTGAAAAATTAGCCAAAAAAGAAGGAGAAGCTAAAGTACAAGAGCAAATTGCAATGGCAAAATTATACTTATATAAAGCAGTAGATATTGTAAATCAAAAAGGAAAAGAAGGAATTATTTCTTTTGCTGAAGGTGACGAACAACGTATGATGTTAATGGGATTACGTCGTTTTACAAAATATACTAACATGCCAAATGTAGTTGCTTTAAGAGAAACGATAACTTCAAAATTAGTTGCAGAAAACGAATACTGCTTCTAA
- a CDS encoding META domain-containing protein, whose translation MIKRMTIFAVLGIILFSCNSAQNKTTNTNSAAELNGTWELNYITGPRIAFDGLYPNRKPTITFDTKENRVSGNNSCNSFTGKLNVDGYKISFRDGLASTKMMCMDNQGEQVFMDTMLKITSYDITDNGKTLNFISGDIAMMRFTKK comes from the coding sequence ATGATAAAAAGAATGACAATTTTCGCGGTATTAGGAATTATTTTGTTTTCATGTAATTCTGCACAGAATAAAACTACAAATACAAATTCAGCAGCAGAGCTTAATGGTACTTGGGAGTTAAATTATATAACTGGACCAAGAATCGCTTTTGACGGTTTGTATCCTAATAGAAAACCAACGATAACTTTTGATACTAAAGAGAACAGAGTTTCAGGAAACAATAGTTGTAATTCTTTTACAGGTAAATTAAATGTTGATGGTTATAAAATTAGTTTTAGAGATGGATTAGCAAGTACTAAAATGATGTGCATGGATAATCAAGGTGAACAAGTTTTTATGGACACTATGCTAAAAATAACTTCTTACGATATTACTGATAATGGGAAGACGTTGAATTTTATTTCAGGTGATATTGCTATGATGCGATTTACCAAAAAATAG
- a CDS encoding DUF4251 domain-containing protein, producing the protein MKTKLSILLVLSCFLSVSVFAQKKTSKELKAEKELQQQKQIEALIDSKNFVFEAQKISPQGGRVIILDYNTYFLKFNPEKVTCDLPFFGRGFNIGYGSEGGIKFEGVPENVKVEKKKKYYNLKAIVKGKDDIYNLIFSIFFNGSTTLSVNSNNRSSITYYGEISAPKVDADKKY; encoded by the coding sequence ATGAAAACTAAATTATCTATTTTATTAGTATTGTCATGTTTTCTAAGTGTCTCTGTTTTTGCGCAAAAAAAAACATCCAAGGAGCTTAAAGCTGAAAAGGAATTACAGCAGCAAAAACAAATTGAAGCTCTAATCGATTCTAAAAACTTTGTGTTTGAGGCTCAGAAAATTTCTCCACAAGGAGGGAGGGTTATCATATTGGATTATAATACTTATTTTTTAAAATTTAATCCTGAAAAAGTAACTTGTGATCTGCCATTTTTTGGACGCGGTTTTAATATTGGTTATGGTAGTGAGGGAGGTATAAAATTTGAAGGGGTACCCGAGAATGTAAAAGTTGAAAAAAAGAAGAAGTACTATAATCTTAAGGCTATTGTTAAAGGGAAAGATGATATTTATAATTTGATATTTTCTATTTTTTTTAATGGAAGCACTACACTTTCAGTAAATAGTAATAATCGTTCATCAATAACTTATTATGGAGAGATAAGTGCTCCAAAAGTAGATGCTGATAAGAAATATTAG
- a CDS encoding BCCT family transporter: MSRLSSSSIFKTNFTKSVAFPSLTIIIAISLFCGFFSGEAEGAFNFIKEIVFKNLSWLYVLIVTVFVLFLIGLAVSKLGKIKLGNDDSVPDYSFFSWVAMLFAAGMGIGLMYFGVSETMSHYANPANANLAVDLRAKEAQLYTFFHWGFHAWSIYGVVGLSLAYFTYRHNLPLAIRSGFYPMLKDKIHGRFGDIIDVFGLCSTFFGITTTLGFGVVQLCAGLVSLKIIPDSDFKYQIAIVLVIMVIAVFSAISGLGKGVKKLSELNIILAVLLMLFILVFGPSIYILSTFTEGLGHYISHFISLTFNTYAYEKGSQEWFSKWTILYWAWWISWAPYVGLFIAKISKGRTIREFILAVLFIPAFFNFLWMTVFGSSAVWIDEHVANGGLSLLVSNPDTLLFNFFDYFPFTTLLNVLSILIICVFFITSADSGIFIMNGIASKGATSFPKWQSIFWGVLLSVLSLSLLRTGGLASLQTMTLITALPFGIIMILLCYNLWKALVADNEYSAKKYSHGSLNWNNNNWKEHLEKILTFSEKKDVHKFIDTTVKKAFDELKIELANNNVEANINLFHTPKHAIELEIKHDELRSFKYGVMAQPLTISETLINEKNTADIDSEISFYPFTYFGDHRMGYDIQYLSKDGIISDVLREYERFLNLGSNRDNDLIMKSN; encoded by the coding sequence ATGAGTAGATTATCCAGTTCAAGCATCTTTAAAACAAATTTCACTAAATCTGTTGCATTTCCAAGTTTAACAATAATTATTGCTATATCGTTATTCTGTGGTTTTTTCTCAGGTGAAGCTGAAGGTGCCTTTAATTTTATTAAGGAAATTGTTTTTAAAAATCTGAGTTGGTTATATGTATTAATTGTAACTGTTTTTGTGCTTTTTTTAATCGGATTAGCAGTTAGTAAATTGGGAAAAATAAAACTTGGTAATGACGATTCTGTACCTGATTATTCCTTTTTCTCATGGGTGGCGATGCTTTTTGCAGCAGGAATGGGAATTGGGTTAATGTATTTTGGGGTAAGTGAAACGATGTCTCATTATGCAAATCCTGCTAATGCTAATTTAGCTGTAGATCTTCGAGCTAAAGAGGCACAATTGTATACCTTTTTTCACTGGGGTTTTCATGCTTGGTCTATATATGGTGTTGTTGGATTGTCTTTAGCTTATTTCACATATAGACACAATCTACCACTTGCGATTAGAAGTGGCTTTTACCCAATGCTAAAGGATAAAATACATGGTAGATTTGGTGATATTATTGATGTTTTTGGGTTGTGTAGTACTTTTTTCGGAATTACTACAACTTTGGGTTTTGGAGTTGTACAGTTATGTGCCGGATTAGTAAGTCTTAAAATTATTCCTGATTCTGATTTTAAGTATCAAATTGCAATTGTACTTGTTATTATGGTAATTGCAGTTTTTTCAGCAATTTCAGGTTTAGGAAAAGGAGTAAAGAAACTAAGTGAATTGAATATTATACTGGCTGTTTTACTAATGTTATTTATATTAGTTTTTGGGCCGTCAATTTATATCTTAAGCACTTTTACAGAAGGGTTAGGGCACTATATTAGTCATTTTATTTCTCTTACTTTTAATACTTATGCTTATGAAAAAGGGAGTCAAGAATGGTTCTCTAAGTGGACTATTTTATATTGGGCATGGTGGATTTCTTGGGCACCTTATGTGGGATTATTTATTGCAAAAATCTCAAAAGGAAGAACTATTAGAGAATTTATTTTAGCCGTTTTGTTTATTCCTGCTTTTTTTAATTTTTTATGGATGACCGTTTTTGGAAGTAGCGCTGTATGGATTGATGAGCATGTTGCGAATGGAGGTTTAAGTTTGCTAGTAAGCAATCCAGATACTTTATTATTTAATTTTTTCGATTATTTTCCTTTTACTACACTTTTAAATGTGTTGTCAATACTTATAATCTGTGTCTTTTTCATTACTTCTGCAGATTCGGGTATTTTTATAATGAATGGAATTGCTTCGAAAGGAGCGACTAGTTTTCCTAAATGGCAAAGTATTTTTTGGGGAGTGCTATTGTCAGTCTTGTCTTTAAGTTTGTTACGAACTGGAGGATTGGCTTCATTACAAACCATGACTCTTATAACTGCATTGCCTTTTGGAATTATAATGATTTTGTTGTGTTATAATTTATGGAAGGCACTTGTTGCAGATAATGAATATAGTGCGAAGAAATATTCGCATGGTAGTTTAAACTGGAATAATAATAATTGGAAAGAGCATCTCGAAAAAATCCTTACGTTTTCTGAAAAGAAAGATGTACATAAGTTTATTGATACTACTGTAAAAAAAGCATTCGATGAACTTAAAATTGAATTAGCGAATAATAATGTAGAGGCCAATATTAATCTCTTTCATACTCCTAAACATGCCATTGAATTAGAGATTAAACACGATGAATTGAGGAGTTTTAAATATGGTGTAATGGCCCAGCCACTCACTATATCTGAAACTTTAATTAATGAAAAAAATACTGCTGATATAGATTCTGAAATTTCTTTTTACCCTTTTACTTATTTTGGTGATCATCGAATGGGCTATGATATTCAATATTTAAGTAAAGACGGTATTATCTCGGATGTTTTAAGAGAGTACGAACGCTTTTTAAATCTGGGTTCTAACCGTGATAATGATTTAATTATGAAGTCTAATTAA